The Flavobacterium sp. 140616W15 sequence TAGATCAAGGAGCAACACAAGCATTGGCAATCGTAGAAGTTCCGAATCGTTATTTGGCAGGAATTACCGAGGTGGCATTAAAGAGCCATTATGCTGACAAAACAAATTGGAGAAAAATGCTTCAGAATAATATCGAAAGTGTTGATTTGATTCTAGAGAAAGCTAAAGTCGAAAACTTGATTCCAGATGAAGTTCGTGATTATTTCTATGCAGAGAAAAATGATTTGTACGAACTGCATTATCCAGTTCTTGAATATCCAAAGAAAGTAGCAAGTTTAAGTCTGGATAAAACGCCAACTTTTCAAGGAAAGCTTACAGGAATAAAAGGACAGTATTTATTGTTTGAAGATGGAACAGTTTTTAATATCCGTGGTTCCGAAGGTTATGTAGTAACAATAAATGTATAAGAAATATTAATTTCTTATCGTTGATTCCCTCTCTATAATGAGTGTTGGGAGTTCGATAGTTTGATGAATAACCGGAAGATGTTCTTTAATTTGAGCAATTTCATTTATTAATATAGAAGCAGCACGTTGACCAATATCATAACCAGGTTGGTCAATCGTGGTAAGCTTTGGCGAAATTACGGTAGACATAAACCAATTGCTAAAACCAAAAACGGCAATTTGCTCTGGAATCTTAATATTCATATCGTTGAGGTATTTTATAATGCCAATAGCTACCAAATCAGTGATGGCAAAAACAGCATCAACGTCTTTATGCTCAGCAACTAGTTTTTGTGCATTGGCATAACCATCTTCAAAATCGGAGTTGTGATCACATAAATAAACCAGTGTAGGATCATAAGGAATATTATGATCTTCCAGCGCTTTTTTATATCCGAGAAAACGATCAATAGAATTTTGAGGAGTATAAGAACCTCTAAAATGAGCAATCTTTTTATATCCCTTATTTATTAAATATGTTACAGCATCGTAAGCTGCTTTTCGGTCATTAATAACAACTTTAGAGCAATCTACCAATTTGGCAATT is a genomic window containing:
- a CDS encoding LacI family DNA-binding transcriptional regulator; protein product: MNDTRLIDIAVALGISVTTVSKALKGYTDISDTTRARVLEMVATMNYKPNANAVNLRTNETKTLGVVIPTMVHHFFSSVLNGIIDEAENRGYLVIILQSNEKYELEKKQIALLQQKRVDGILISLSNETDDFSHINDAIKKNTPVVLFDKIAKLVDCSKVVINDRKAAYDAVTYLINKGYKKIAHFRGSYTPQNSIDRFLGYKKALEDHNIPYDPTLVYLCDHNSDFEDGYANAQKLVAEHKDVDAVFAITDLVAIGIIKYLNDMNIKIPEQIAVFGFSNWFMSTVISPKLTTIDQPGYDIGQRAASILINEIAQIKEHLPVIHQTIELPTLIIERESTIRN
- a CDS encoding DUF2797 domain-containing protein; protein product: MQYQGVLTKMQTEIGNPIQYYLVFEDSFINVNQLLNKEIELNFVGYQCLNCGKKKKIFRQGFCYDCFYSSPAVGDWIMKPELSTAHLGIQDRDLVYEEKVQLQPHIVYLALSSEVKVGVTRKTQVPTRWIDQGATQALAIVEVPNRYLAGITEVALKSHYADKTNWRKMLQNNIESVDLILEKAKVENLIPDEVRDYFYAEKNDLYELHYPVLEYPKKVASLSLDKTPTFQGKLTGIKGQYLLFEDGTVFNIRGSEGYVVTINV